The following are encoded in a window of Deinococcus misasensis DSM 22328 genomic DNA:
- a CDS encoding ferritin-like domain-containing protein codes for MHNLEHLFVEELQDIYDAENQLLEALPKMAEAAKSAKLKTLLEDHIKKTEKQKQRLEAVFKELDEKPKTKTCQAMKGLIKEAEEILKQKDDAEASVLDAALIAAAQKTEHYEIATYGTLRTWAQQLGYTNAAIKLEDNLNEEYEADKGLTLCAERVINPRAAEE; via the coding sequence ATGCACAATCTGGAACACCTTTTTGTTGAAGAATTGCAAGACATCTACGATGCCGAAAACCAGCTGCTTGAAGCCCTGCCCAAAATGGCAGAAGCTGCCAAATCAGCCAAACTGAAAACCCTGCTGGAAGACCACATCAAAAAAACCGAAAAACAAAAACAACGTTTGGAAGCCGTCTTTAAAGAACTGGACGAGAAACCCAAAACCAAAACCTGTCAGGCCATGAAAGGGCTGATCAAGGAAGCCGAAGAAATCCTCAAACAAAAAGACGATGCCGAAGCTTCCGTGCTGGACGCAGCTCTGATCGCTGCTGCCCAGAAAACCGAACACTATGAAATTGCCACCTACGGCACCCTGCGCACCTGGGCCCAGCAACTCGGGTACACCAACGCAGCCATCAAACTGGAAGACAACCTGAACGAAGAATACGAAGCCGACAAGGGCCTGACCCTGTGTGCTGAACGGGTCATCAATCCCAGAGCTGCAGAAGAGTAA
- the malZ gene encoding maltodextrin glucosidase, with amino-acid sequence MQLYHDGTPFFLQREGNTARVILESSIPLERGWAVGYLHGASHHAELRPHGEGLYMAELPFTRHQKFHYRFKVIVKGRVWWLNQAGVSPSAPSSLQDFAFTDQEPPAWVRSRIFYQIFLDRFKIGNPALKVKKGEYQYNGRDVETREWHESPVKETGYMEFYGGDLEGIRQSIPYFQKLGVNALYLNPIFESPSVHKYDTQDYYRVDPHFGTNEGFAALVKELHGQDIRIILDGVFNHTGDWHRWMNKAARYPEPGAYQSTDFRGYYNYSGENPDDYMSWLGYNTLPKLNYASPEVRGHIYQNPDSVIRFWLKEPFQIDGWRLDVASMIGSEGSDRDNRQILGELWQAARETRPDAYILGEHFADATLWLQGGVEDATMNYYHFMIPTWSFLTGQDHKGHPAQLDAREYADALLRGLSYLPFSHQLVQFNLLDSHDVKRFATVCPDEALRKLGVVLLLTCMGVPCIYYGDEIGMEGEDDPDNRRPMPWDEKHLWESDIHQWHQRLIGLRHQEMALREGGFRVVHAEDNHLIYERRYGPERIHVLLTKAEPLTHTLEGQWKDLISGEICSGGVEVSAKGARILKHMG; translated from the coding sequence ATGCAGCTTTACCACGATGGAACCCCTTTTTTTCTGCAACGTGAAGGCAACACCGCCAGAGTGATTCTGGAGTCCTCGATCCCTCTGGAACGTGGATGGGCCGTGGGGTATTTGCATGGTGCATCCCATCATGCGGAACTCAGGCCCCATGGGGAAGGTCTGTACATGGCAGAGTTGCCCTTCACACGGCACCAGAAGTTCCATTACCGCTTCAAGGTGATTGTGAAAGGACGGGTGTGGTGGCTGAATCAGGCTGGAGTCTCCCCTTCCGCCCCGAGCAGTTTGCAGGATTTTGCTTTCACGGATCAGGAACCCCCTGCATGGGTCAGAAGCCGGATCTTCTACCAGATTTTTCTGGACCGTTTCAAAATCGGGAATCCGGCCTTGAAAGTCAAAAAAGGCGAGTACCAGTACAATGGCCGGGATGTGGAAACCCGTGAATGGCACGAAAGTCCTGTCAAGGAAACGGGTTACATGGAGTTTTACGGCGGAGACCTGGAGGGGATTCGCCAGAGCATCCCGTACTTTCAGAAGCTCGGGGTGAATGCTTTGTACCTGAATCCCATTTTTGAGAGTCCCTCGGTACACAAGTACGACACGCAGGACTACTACAGGGTGGATCCGCACTTTGGAACAAATGAAGGGTTTGCCGCTCTGGTGAAGGAGCTTCATGGGCAGGACATCCGCATCATTCTGGATGGGGTGTTCAACCACACCGGAGACTGGCACCGCTGGATGAACAAAGCTGCCCGCTATCCCGAGCCCGGTGCTTACCAGAGCACAGATTTTCGCGGTTACTACAACTACTCTGGGGAAAATCCAGACGATTACATGTCATGGTTGGGGTACAACACCCTGCCCAAACTGAATTACGCCAGTCCAGAGGTGCGCGGGCACATCTACCAGAATCCCGACAGCGTGATCCGTTTCTGGCTGAAAGAACCCTTCCAGATCGATGGTTGGCGGCTGGATGTGGCCTCCATGATCGGCTCAGAAGGGTCAGACCGGGACAACCGCCAGATTCTGGGCGAACTGTGGCAGGCCGCCAGAGAAACCCGCCCGGATGCCTACATTCTGGGAGAGCACTTTGCAGATGCCACCCTCTGGTTGCAAGGAGGGGTGGAAGACGCCACCATGAACTACTACCACTTCATGATCCCCACGTGGTCTTTCCTGACCGGACAGGACCACAAAGGCCACCCAGCACAACTGGACGCCCGGGAATACGCAGATGCCCTGTTGAGGGGCCTCAGTTACCTGCCCTTCAGCCACCAGTTGGTGCAGTTCAATTTGCTGGATTCCCACGATGTGAAACGCTTTGCCACCGTGTGCCCTGATGAAGCCCTGCGAAAACTCGGGGTGGTGTTGCTCTTGACCTGCATGGGTGTGCCCTGCATCTACTACGGCGATGAAATCGGCATGGAAGGGGAGGACGACCCTGACAACCGCCGACCCATGCCGTGGGATGAAAAACACCTCTGGGAAAGCGACATCCACCAGTGGCACCAGCGTTTGATTGGGCTCAGGCATCAAGAAATGGCCCTGCGTGAAGGTGGTTTCCGTGTGGTTCATGCAGAAGACAACCACCTGATTTACGAGCGGAGGTACGGTCCAGAGCGCATCCATGTTCTGCTCACCAAGGCCGAACCCCTGACCCACACCCTTGAAGGCCAGTGGAAAGACCTGATCTCTGGCGAGATCTGCTCTGGGGGGGTGGAGGTGTCCGCCAAGGGTGCCCGGATTTTGAAGCACATGGGATGA
- a CDS encoding FAD-dependent oxidoreductase: MPTYSHWMMDLPEHPELTQDLIADAVVVGGGIAGLSTAYQLASSGLKVVVLERDKIGAGETTRSSAQVTSSLDFFYKELVSIHGRETTKLIYQSHEAAIDEIERICKTENLDCGFIRLPGYLVPAPGDEANIQEEASVHRGLGFNTELADPPAYAKGFGQSIRYNHQGQIHPLKYIIGLTRAIEQHGGAIHCSSPVMSYAGDHVVLENGKTVHAKHVVIATNAVVSERGKYSFRLAPYRTYILTLKLTEQIEPALFYDTSDPYFYVRPDGDVLLVGGADHRVGEPEYPEQRWQDIEDWTKAHFPVAERIDTWSGQVFNSADGIAFLGKAGEVYVITGDTGNGLTHSTIGSMIIRDQILGKENPWVEVYDPNRMPRGNYTEWVSEAGRSIMHLFDWFRSAEMVQNIQPGQGNIVRKGMSKYAVYRDEQGELHACSAMCTHMGCEVAWNSAEQTWDCPCHGSRFSKEGTVLTGPARAPLAKIENPELE, encoded by the coding sequence ATGCCTACCTACTCACACTGGATGATGGATTTGCCCGAACACCCAGAGCTGACCCAGGACCTGATTGCAGACGCCGTGGTGGTTGGAGGAGGGATTGCTGGCCTCAGCACCGCTTACCAACTGGCCTCAAGCGGCCTGAAAGTGGTGGTGCTGGAACGGGACAAGATTGGCGCTGGAGAAACCACCCGCAGCAGTGCACAGGTGACCTCCTCTCTGGACTTTTTTTACAAGGAACTGGTGTCCATTCATGGCCGGGAAACCACCAAGTTGATTTACCAGAGCCATGAAGCCGCCATTGATGAAATCGAGCGGATTTGCAAAACCGAAAACCTCGATTGTGGCTTCATCCGACTGCCCGGTTATCTGGTGCCTGCTCCCGGCGATGAAGCAAACATTCAGGAGGAAGCCTCGGTGCATCGGGGCCTCGGGTTCAACACCGAACTGGCGGATCCTCCGGCGTATGCCAAAGGTTTTGGACAGAGCATCCGGTACAACCATCAGGGACAGATTCACCCCCTGAAGTACATCATCGGACTGACCAGAGCCATTGAGCAGCATGGTGGGGCCATTCATTGCAGCAGTCCGGTGATGTCTTACGCTGGAGACCATGTGGTGCTGGAAAACGGCAAGACCGTGCACGCCAAGCATGTGGTGATTGCCACCAACGCTGTGGTGTCTGAAAGGGGCAAATACTCCTTCAGGCTGGCCCCTTACCGGACCTACATCCTCACCCTGAAACTGACGGAACAGATAGAGCCTGCCCTGTTTTATGACACCTCCGATCCTTACTTTTATGTGCGCCCGGATGGGGATGTGCTGTTGGTCGGAGGAGCAGACCACCGCGTCGGTGAACCCGAGTACCCCGAGCAACGCTGGCAGGACATCGAAGACTGGACCAAAGCCCACTTCCCGGTTGCTGAACGCATTGACACGTGGTCCGGGCAGGTGTTCAATTCTGCCGATGGGATCGCCTTCCTCGGGAAAGCCGGAGAGGTGTACGTGATCACCGGAGACACCGGAAACGGACTCACCCACTCCACCATCGGCTCCATGATCATTCGGGACCAGATCCTCGGGAAAGAGAACCCATGGGTAGAGGTGTACGATCCCAACCGGATGCCCAGAGGCAACTACACCGAATGGGTCAGTGAAGCTGGACGCAGCATCATGCACCTGTTCGACTGGTTCAGAAGCGCCGAGATGGTGCAAAACATCCAGCCCGGACAGGGCAACATCGTGCGGAAGGGCATGAGCAAGTACGCCGTGTACCGCGATGAGCAGGGTGAACTGCACGCTTGCAGTGCCATGTGCACCCACATGGGCTGTGAAGTGGCATGGAACTCCGCCGAGCAAACCTGGGATTGCCCCTGCCACGGTTCCAGATTCTCCAAAGAAGGGACCGTGCTGACCGGACCTGCCAGAGCTCCTCTGGCCAAGATTGAAAACCCTGAGTTGGAGTGA
- the trhA gene encoding PAQR family membrane homeostasis protein TrhA has product MIRLLREPINALTHWFGVLMAVVLTVLLCVFAFRGGVHWWPFLVYGISMILLYLASATLHSVRAREAVLEWLTKLDHSAIFLLIAGSYTPIAYFAMPPEWAKWTLIAVWGVAVAGVIMKLITLNLHRWLSTGIYLLMGWGSVLLVPYLFQTYSWGPVVWVAVGGIFYSIGAVIYGTKRFNPIPGVFGYHEIWHLFVLAGTASHATAMFYLIPSISV; this is encoded by the coding sequence ATGATTCGATTGCTTCGTGAACCCATCAACGCCCTGACCCACTGGTTTGGGGTCCTCATGGCAGTGGTTCTGACTGTGCTGCTGTGCGTGTTCGCTTTTCGGGGTGGGGTTCACTGGTGGCCCTTTCTGGTGTACGGCATCAGCATGATCCTGCTCTACCTCGCCAGTGCCACCCTGCATTCCGTGCGGGCCAGAGAAGCCGTGCTGGAGTGGCTGACCAAGCTGGACCACAGTGCCATTTTCTTGCTGATTGCGGGCAGTTACACCCCCATCGCTTACTTCGCCATGCCGCCCGAGTGGGCCAAATGGACCCTGATTGCTGTGTGGGGCGTGGCGGTGGCCGGGGTCATCATGAAACTGATCACCCTGAACCTGCACCGCTGGCTGTCCACCGGGATTTACCTCCTGATGGGATGGGGTTCGGTGCTTCTGGTGCCTTACCTGTTCCAGACCTACTCATGGGGTCCCGTGGTGTGGGTGGCGGTCGGCGGGATTTTCTATTCGATTGGAGCAGTGATTTATGGCACCAAACGCTTCAACCCGATTCCCGGTGTGTTTGGCTACCACGAAATCTGGCACCTGTTCGTGCTGGCAGGAACGGCCAGTCATGCCACTGCCATGTTCTACTTGATTCCATCCATCTCTGTCTGA
- a CDS encoding CoA-acylating methylmalonate-semialdehyde dehydrogenase: protein MTTSQELKRISHFVNGAVTPGTSGRSGKVYNPATGDVQATVDFASLEELDRVIEVAKNAFKSWRNTPLSKRADILFKFRDLVDRNRLELAKLLTAEHGKVTSDALGEIARGLENVEFACGIPNLLKGNYSEQASTGVDVYSIPQPLGVVAGITPFNFPAMVPMWMFANAIGCGNTFILKPSEKDPSASLFMADLLKQAGLPDGVFNVVHGDKLAVDHLLSHPDIAAVSFVGSTPIAKYVYETGTRHGKRVQALGGAKNHMLVLPDADVNMAADAAVSAAYGSAGERCMAISVLVAVGGIGDQLIEAIQERLPKLKVGPGNDPQNEMGPLITREHRDKVASYVEGAEQQGATVVVDGRKTEVPGNGFFLGVSLIDHVTPKMDCYKDEIFGPVLCVVRANTYEEGLALINDNPYGNGTAIFTRDGGAARKFQFECNAGMVGVNVPIPVPVAYYSFGGWKASLFGDTHMYGPDGIKFYTRTKVVTSRWPDPSTSKVDLGFPQTR, encoded by the coding sequence ATGACCACCAGTCAGGAACTCAAACGCATCAGCCATTTTGTGAATGGAGCCGTGACCCCCGGAACCTCGGGACGCTCCGGCAAGGTGTACAACCCGGCCACCGGAGATGTGCAGGCCACCGTGGATTTTGCCAGTCTGGAAGAACTGGACAGGGTCATTGAAGTGGCAAAAAACGCCTTCAAAAGCTGGAGAAACACCCCGCTGTCCAAGCGGGCAGACATCCTGTTCAAATTCCGGGATCTGGTGGACCGCAACCGTCTGGAACTGGCCAAACTGTTGACTGCCGAGCATGGCAAAGTCACCAGTGACGCCCTTGGAGAGATTGCCAGAGGTCTCGAAAATGTGGAGTTTGCCTGCGGGATTCCCAACCTACTGAAAGGCAACTACAGCGAGCAGGCGTCCACAGGGGTGGATGTGTACTCGATTCCCCAACCGCTCGGGGTGGTGGCTGGGATCACGCCATTCAACTTTCCAGCGATGGTGCCGATGTGGATGTTTGCCAACGCCATCGGCTGCGGAAACACCTTCATCCTGAAACCCAGTGAGAAAGACCCGAGTGCCAGCCTGTTCATGGCCGACCTCCTCAAGCAGGCCGGTTTGCCGGATGGGGTGTTCAATGTGGTGCATGGGGACAAGCTTGCCGTGGACCACCTGCTCAGCCATCCAGACATTGCTGCGGTCAGTTTCGTGGGGTCCACCCCGATTGCCAAGTACGTGTACGAAACTGGAACCCGCCATGGCAAACGGGTGCAGGCTCTGGGCGGAGCCAAAAACCACATGCTGGTCTTGCCTGATGCCGATGTGAACATGGCCGCAGATGCTGCTGTCTCAGCGGCTTACGGCTCTGCCGGAGAGCGCTGCATGGCCATTTCCGTGCTGGTTGCAGTGGGAGGCATTGGGGACCAACTGATTGAAGCCATTCAGGAAAGGCTGCCCAAACTCAAAGTCGGTCCGGGCAACGATCCCCAGAACGAAATGGGACCCCTGATCACCAGAGAACACCGCGACAAGGTGGCTTCTTATGTCGAGGGTGCAGAGCAACAAGGGGCCACAGTGGTGGTGGATGGCCGCAAAACCGAAGTGCCCGGAAATGGCTTTTTCCTCGGGGTGAGCCTGATAGACCACGTCACCCCAAAGATGGACTGCTACAAAGATGAAATCTTTGGTCCAGTACTGTGTGTCGTCCGTGCAAACACCTACGAAGAAGGTCTTGCCCTCATCAACGACAACCCGTATGGCAACGGTACGGCCATTTTCACTCGGGATGGTGGGGCAGCAAGGAAGTTCCAGTTTGAGTGCAACGCCGGGATGGTGGGGGTCAACGTGCCGATTCCGGTTCCCGTGGCCTACTACAGTTTCGGGGGTTGGAAAGCCAGCCTCTTTGGAGACACCCACATGTACGGTCCGGACGGCATCAAGTTCTACACCCGCACCAAAGTGGTGACCAGCCGTTGGCCCGACCCGAGCACCTCCAAAGTGGACCTTGGGTTCCCGCAAACCCGCTGA
- a CDS encoding aminotransferase class III-fold pyridoxal phosphate-dependent enzyme, producing MDSKDVIQQNRDYTLFSWSVQSTANPIHIAGGKGAYFFDGDGNHWLDFSSQLININVGHQHPKVLEAIKKQVDELCFAAPAFASKPRGELGKRLAEVTGLSKSFFTLGGSEANENAIKIARLVTGRDKIITRYRSYHGATMGSMTASGDPRRWPVEPGIPGVVRVFDPYCYRCPFGKQPDSCRRECVSHIEEVIQMEGPHTIAAILVEGITGSNGLIVPPDDYYPKLRALCDKYGILLIDDEVMSGFGRTGTYLATQHYGIKPDIVTCAKGLTSGYMPLGAVIVSEKIAQHFENTMLWGGLTYSSHPVSCAAAIANLEVYEEEQIFENVNVLGQHLGQRLEAMKAKFNCVGDVRYIGLFSVIELVKNKDTREPLAPFNGTSPEMQRLAAYLKSKYIYAFVRFNMVWVCPPLVINQEDLDRGLDIYEEALALVDEMMAAPAAD from the coding sequence ATGGACAGCAAAGACGTCATCCAGCAAAACCGCGACTACACCCTTTTTTCGTGGTCGGTGCAGAGCACGGCCAATCCCATCCACATCGCCGGAGGCAAAGGGGCGTACTTCTTCGATGGAGACGGCAACCACTGGCTCGATTTCAGTTCGCAACTGATCAACATCAATGTGGGACACCAGCATCCCAAAGTGCTGGAAGCCATCAAAAAGCAGGTGGATGAACTGTGCTTCGCTGCCCCGGCCTTTGCCAGCAAACCCAGAGGTGAACTGGGCAAACGCCTTGCAGAAGTGACCGGCCTTTCCAAGAGTTTTTTCACTCTGGGGGGCAGTGAGGCCAACGAGAACGCCATCAAGATTGCCCGACTGGTGACGGGACGGGACAAGATCATCACCCGTTACCGCAGTTACCACGGGGCCACCATGGGCTCCATGACCGCCTCGGGCGACCCGAGACGCTGGCCTGTCGAGCCAGGCATTCCCGGGGTGGTGCGGGTGTTTGACCCGTATTGTTACCGCTGCCCGTTTGGAAAACAGCCGGATTCGTGCCGTCGGGAGTGTGTGAGCCACATCGAGGAGGTCATCCAGATGGAGGGGCCACACACCATCGCTGCCATTCTGGTGGAAGGCATCACCGGATCCAACGGCCTGATTGTGCCTCCCGATGACTACTATCCCAAACTGCGTGCCCTGTGCGACAAGTACGGCATCCTCCTGATTGACGATGAGGTGATGAGCGGATTTGGCCGCACCGGAACCTACCTTGCCACCCAGCATTACGGCATCAAACCGGACATCGTGACCTGCGCCAAAGGTTTGACCTCTGGATACATGCCACTGGGGGCCGTGATCGTCAGCGAGAAAATCGCCCAGCACTTTGAAAACACCATGCTCTGGGGAGGCCTGACCTACTCCAGCCATCCGGTCAGTTGCGCTGCTGCCATCGCCAACCTTGAGGTGTACGAGGAAGAGCAGATTTTCGAGAACGTGAACGTTCTGGGGCAACATCTGGGCCAGCGTCTGGAAGCCATGAAAGCCAAGTTCAACTGTGTCGGAGACGTGCGGTACATTGGCCTTTTCAGCGTGATTGAACTGGTCAAAAACAAGGACACCCGAGAGCCTCTGGCCCCCTTCAATGGCACCTCGCCAGAGATGCAAAGACTGGCTGCTTACCTGAAGAGCAAATACATTTACGCCTTTGTGCGTTTCAACATGGTGTGGGTGTGCCCCCCTCTGGTGATCAACCAGGAGGATCTGGACCGGGGTCTGGACATCTACGAAGAAGCCCTTGCCCTTGTCGATGAGATGATGGCCGCTCCCGCCGCGGATTGA
- a CDS encoding PucR family transcriptional regulator produces MLPTLQEILNLPAFRKAEVLCGFSQLSQVVTWVHVSEVMDAHRFLSGGEVLLTTGVELARARPAEQAHFITSLAQGGAHGLIIELVQWMQEVSPEILAAARLYDFPLMVFREEVRYADLTRAAHQRILQPHSESVLGGNPIIEALVETGRHTQFLADQLGPILSLPSRPRSSLLSTLQTLLGHQFNIAEAARVLGVRRQTIYYRLEQLRGMLGDLDSPKRQLYLQVALELLVLEPTDFDTLSLVRTEPKKIP; encoded by the coding sequence ATGCTCCCCACCCTGCAAGAAATCCTCAACCTGCCTGCATTCCGCAAAGCGGAAGTGCTTTGTGGGTTCAGCCAGTTGTCGCAGGTGGTGACGTGGGTGCACGTTTCCGAAGTGATGGATGCCCACCGTTTCCTGTCTGGCGGCGAGGTGCTGCTCACCACAGGCGTGGAACTTGCGCGGGCCAGACCCGCTGAGCAGGCCCATTTCATCACCTCTCTGGCGCAGGGTGGAGCGCATGGTCTGATCATTGAACTGGTGCAGTGGATGCAGGAGGTTTCCCCAGAGATCCTTGCTGCTGCACGGCTTTACGACTTTCCCCTGATGGTGTTCCGTGAGGAGGTCCGGTACGCCGACCTCACGCGCGCAGCCCACCAGAGGATCCTGCAACCCCACAGCGAATCGGTGCTGGGCGGAAACCCGATCATTGAAGCACTGGTGGAAACCGGCAGACACACGCAGTTTCTGGCAGACCAACTGGGTCCGATCCTCAGCCTGCCCAGCCGTCCCAGAAGCTCACTTTTAAGCACCCTGCAAACCTTGCTGGGCCACCAGTTCAACATTGCAGAAGCTGCAAGGGTTCTGGGTGTGCGCAGGCAAACCATTTACTACCGGCTGGAGCAACTCAGGGGCATGCTGGGCGATCTGGACAGCCCAAAAAGGCAACTGTATTTGCAGGTGGCTCTGGAACTCTTGGTGCTGGAACCCACCGATTTTGACACTCTGTCTCTTGTGAGGACAGAGCCCAAAAAAATACCATAG
- a CDS encoding hydantoinase/carbamoylase family amidase: MLSPSRTVEELKALKALTGDENGAQRVAFTEKWLAARAFLKEKLDVLGIPYEMDSAGNLWATLKGHSDTTLVIGGHLDSVPNGGWLDGCLNVLAGLEVLRDIQSRGIPDITLKLVDWADEEGARFGRSLYGSSAFSGFFDVETMRKLKDRDGVPLEEALSNVGIQLNDAPKAREGQQNIAAYLELHIEQGPVLEGMQLPLGAVLGTVGVERHTITFRGQAAHSGSTPMNVRKDAFLAAGKMSQEIYQIAARHNGVCTIGSCTTKPGIVTSVVEECTITLDQRHLDADHLAAMWQEAQDAARKFAEEGHVEVEFGYLWNIEPILFHPDLIDFCAQSIEETAGVVHRLPSGPLHDAAEVARAGIPTVMMFVQSLRGISHNKIEDTLEEHLEMSVTALGKLTDKAMEWVQGREG; the protein is encoded by the coding sequence ATGCTCAGCCCGAGTCGGACCGTCGAAGAACTGAAAGCCCTGAAAGCCCTGACTGGGGATGAAAACGGTGCCCAGCGGGTGGCGTTCACCGAAAAATGGCTGGCAGCACGGGCCTTTTTGAAAGAGAAGCTGGATGTCCTCGGCATCCCTTATGAGATGGACAGTGCAGGAAACCTCTGGGCGACCCTGAAAGGCCACTCTGACACCACGCTGGTCATTGGCGGACATCTGGACTCCGTTCCCAATGGGGGTTGGCTGGATGGGTGTCTGAACGTGCTGGCCGGACTGGAGGTTTTAAGAGACATCCAGAGCCGTGGAATCCCAGACATCACCCTCAAACTGGTGGACTGGGCAGATGAAGAAGGAGCACGGTTTGGCCGGAGCCTGTACGGTTCGAGTGCTTTTTCTGGTTTCTTTGATGTGGAAACCATGCGCAAGCTCAAGGACCGGGATGGAGTCCCTCTGGAAGAGGCTTTAAGCAATGTGGGCATTCAACTGAACGATGCACCGAAAGCCAGAGAAGGCCAGCAAAACATTGCGGCTTACCTTGAACTGCACATTGAGCAGGGACCGGTGCTGGAAGGCATGCAGCTTCCTCTGGGTGCCGTGCTGGGAACGGTGGGGGTAGAACGTCACACCATCACGTTTAGAGGGCAGGCAGCGCACTCGGGGTCCACGCCCATGAACGTGCGCAAAGACGCTTTTCTGGCGGCTGGAAAGATGTCTCAGGAGATTTACCAGATTGCTGCCCGTCACAACGGGGTGTGCACCATTGGCAGTTGCACCACCAAACCCGGCATCGTGACCTCGGTGGTGGAGGAGTGCACCATCACCCTCGACCAGAGGCACCTCGATGCAGATCACCTTGCCGCCATGTGGCAGGAAGCACAGGACGCAGCCCGCAAATTTGCCGAAGAAGGCCATGTTGAGGTGGAGTTCGGGTACCTCTGGAACATCGAGCCGATTCTCTTTCACCCGGACCTGATTGATTTCTGCGCCCAGTCCATCGAAGAAACCGCAGGGGTGGTGCACCGTTTGCCCTCTGGACCCTTGCATGACGCAGCAGAGGTGGCAAGGGCAGGCATCCCCACCGTGATGATGTTCGTGCAGAGCCTGAGGGGCATCTCGCACAACAAAATTGAAGACACCTTGGAAGAACACCTCGAAATGAGTGTGACGGCTCTGGGCAAACTGACCGATAAGGCGATGGAGTGGGTGCAGGGGAGAGAGGGATGA
- a CDS encoding ABC transporter substrate-binding protein, which yields MKKLALIGLLLSGAASAKDLVQVKLQLKWFPQAQFAGFFVAKEKGYFEAEGLDVQFLPIGDQSPIQTVVTGTSDFGTTWITDLLTARQNGLPVVHIAQIFQKSGFTLVSLKSSNITKPQDFKGKRIGVWPSGNEYPAVALLKKYKMTSSLDSSAARPDVQAVTYPFDPSIVFPDKVDLVSAMTYNEVNQIVGLGYSMDKLRIFKASDYGINLLEDLMFTSERVLNDKNFKNSGMSGKEVAAKLVKASLKGWDYAVKNQKEAVSIVLPNCGNTCKGSGTRADAKGHQTWQMSEVAKLYNAGPTLKGNAGLLDPKTYANNVKLLKDLGILKSDPPAATVDYSVWEMATGKKAK from the coding sequence ATGAAGAAACTCGCATTGATCGGACTTCTGCTCTCGGGCGCAGCCAGCGCCAAAGACCTCGTGCAGGTGAAACTGCAACTCAAGTGGTTCCCCCAGGCGCAATTTGCCGGGTTCTTTGTGGCCAAAGAAAAAGGCTACTTTGAAGCAGAAGGGCTGGACGTGCAGTTCCTGCCGATTGGCGACCAGAGCCCGATTCAGACGGTGGTGACCGGCACCTCAGACTTCGGAACCACCTGGATCACCGACCTGCTCACCGCAAGGCAAAACGGCCTGCCTGTGGTGCACATTGCCCAGATCTTCCAGAAGAGCGGTTTCACGCTGGTTTCCCTGAAAAGCAGCAACATCACCAAACCGCAGGATTTCAAAGGCAAACGCATCGGTGTGTGGCCCTCTGGCAACGAATATCCAGCCGTCGCCCTCCTGAAAAAATACAAGATGACCAGCAGCCTCGATTCCAGCGCAGCCCGTCCAGACGTGCAGGCCGTCACCTACCCCTTTGACCCCAGCATTGTGTTCCCCGACAAGGTGGATCTGGTGTCTGCGATGACCTACAACGAAGTCAACCAGATTGTGGGCCTCGGGTACAGCATGGACAAACTGCGCATCTTCAAAGCCAGCGATTACGGCATCAACCTGCTGGAAGACCTGATGTTCACCAGTGAACGCGTCCTGAACGACAAGAACTTCAAGAACAGTGGGATGTCCGGCAAAGAAGTGGCCGCCAAACTGGTCAAGGCTTCCCTCAAAGGCTGGGATTACGCCGTCAAAAACCAGAAAGAAGCCGTCAGCATCGTGCTGCCCAACTGCGGCAACACCTGCAAAGGCTCGGGAACCCGTGCGGATGCCAAAGGACACCAGACCTGGCAGATGTCCGAAGTGGCCAAACTGTACAATGCTGGCCCCACCCTGAAAGGCAACGCTGGCCTGCTGGATCCCAAAACCTACGCCAACAACGTGAAACTGCTGAAAGACCTCGGGATCCTGAAGTCCGATCCACCCGCTGCCACCGTGGATTACAGCGTCTGGGAAATGGCCACCGGGAAGAAAGCGAAGTAA